Part of the Candidatus Zixiibacteriota bacterium genome, GCGCCGTAGCGGCCGGCGTAGGCCCGAAGTGTCTGTGGAGAATCGATCTCGGGATCGGTAGTGATCGTGAGAAGCTGGACCGCGCCGCGCTCCGCCGGAGCAAGCTCGGTCTGCACCGCGCGCGCCGCAGCGGTGATGAGCGGGCAGACATCCGGGCAGCTCGTGTAGACGAAGGTGACCAGCACCACCTTGCCGTGCATTCGGCCGAAGGCGAAGCTGCGCCCGTGCTGGTCGGTCAGCACGAAGTCCTCGATCGGGATCCGGACCTCCCGGCGCTCGGCAGGGGCGGTCGCCGCGTGCGCCCGCGGCTCCCCGAGCCGCCACGCCGGAAACAAAAGAACCCCGGTCCAAAGGATGATCATCGCTTGGAGATGTCCGCTCATCAAGGTTGCTCCCTCTCGGACGGGGGCTCGGTGCCGAAAACGTACTCCCATGGCACGCTGCAGTGGGCAGCGACGAGCATGTCGAACCTCTCCCACCACCGCACCTCCCGCCCCTCGCGGCTTAAAAAGCGCACCATCTTGACCATGTCCGTGATCTCGGACTGCCTCAACGCGGGGCTGAAGGCCGGCATCGTGCCGCGCCCCTCGGCGATCGAGCGGCGAATCTCGAAGGGGCTCTTCCGCTCCACGGTCTCGCGAAAATCGGGCACGGGACGGGGAAGCGACGCCGCCAGAGGACCGTCGCCCCTCCCCAGGGGACCGTGGCAGTTGAGGCAGCGCTCCGCGTAGAGCGCGTCGATGCGCTCGTTGCGACCGCAGCCGAGGCACGACAGGCAAAAAACCGCCACCGCGACCAGGCGCAGAGAAGCTTCCCTCCCCATACAGCTCGCATAATAGCAGAGGCGGGGGGCGAGCTCGACCGCGGCCGCCCGACCTTTCCGGTTTGACGCGGTTTCGGCGTATGTGCTACCGACACACTCGGCCGGCATCGTTCAGGGCCGCCGCCGGGCAGGGAGAGGTCGGTCGAAGGTTCGCCGGGAAGGCCGTCGCGAAGAACGCCCCGAGCGCAGATAAAGCGACCGGGAACATGCCATACGGGCGCCTGGTCGGAGGACGAGTTCCCCGCCGATTCCCGCCGCAGACGCATGCGGCGCAGGTCTCCAGCCTTCATTTTGACGCGGCCATTTGCACGGGCTTGTGAGTCAGGTGGGTAACCGCATTGTCGGCATCGGGACCGGATGAAACCGAAAATCGTACTGTTGCAATCCGCGCTCGTCGCCTTCGTCTCGCTGGTCCGGCCCGAAACCGGCCACGGCGGGCGCCCCCTGGTCGTCGACGATGCGGCTCCCGTGGCGCCGGGTGGACTGGAGGTGGAGCTCGGCCTTTATCATGGCCGTCCGGACGGCGGCGGACGCGATCGCCGCTGGCCGACTGTCGCGGTCGCGTACGGGCTCGTCGAAGGCTTGGAAATTGGCCTCGGTCTTCAACGGGTAAGCCAGGATATGTCCGGGGCTTCGCCGGTCGACGGCTTCGAAGACCTTCGCCTCGCTGCCAAGTACAGAATCGCCGAAAGCCGGGGAAGGCTGCCGTCGATCGCCGCCGCCGTCGACGTTAAATTACCGACCGCCAGCCGGTCCCGCGGGCTCTCGTCGGGAAAAAGCGACCAAACGCTCCTGGCCATTGCGACGCAACCCTTTGGCGCCTTCGCCGTCCACGCCAATATCGGCTACACAATCGTCGGCAGGGTGCACGGAAAAACCTTGATGAACCGCATCCACGGCGGAGCCGCCGTCGAACATGCCCTCGATTCCCGCTGGTTGATCGTCGGGGAGATATTCGGTTTTTCGCGCCCCTCCAGCGCCACGCCGAACGAGGCGGAGTTTCAGGTCGGCGTCCGCTACGCTCTGCACCCGAGCTTGGTTCTGGACGCCGCGGCAGGACGAAGCCTCCGGCCGCGCGGGACCATGGCGCAGGCGACGTTCGGCCTTACGTGGACGTTCGACCTGTCGGGAAAGCGGGGACCGTGAGGGGTTCTGGGCCGCGCAATCGTGCCCGAGCAGTCGCGCAGAGACACGAAACCAAGCTCGATGCTGGCGACGAGGTCCGTTTTGTGGTTAAGTAAATCGACACGTGGAATAGCGGCATTCGCCGAAGGGGAGGAGGCCAACAGCATATGATGAAAGGGTTCGAAAGGAGGTCGATCGGTGGATGGCTGGCGGCCGTGGCGTTGGCCTTTTGCGTTACCGCCACTGCTCTCGGTGTTGCGCCTTCCGCCGCGGCGGCCGAGGACGGTCTCGATAAGAAAATCGTTCCGTTCGTTCCCACTCCTCAGGAGGTGGTCGACCGGATGATCGAGCTGGCGGGCGTCGGCAAGGGCGACGTGGTCTATGACCTGGGCTCCGGCGACGGGCGGATCGTGATCGCCGCGGCGAAAAAGGGAGCGCGCGCCGTCGGCTTCGACATCGATCCCGACCTGATCAAGGAATCGCGCGAGAACATCCGCAAGGCCGGTGTGCAAAAGCTCGCCGAGATCCGTCAGCAAGATATCCTGACCGTGGATGTGTCCGGCGCCTCCGTCGTCACGCTGTACCTGCTGCCGGACGTCAACCTCAAGCTCAAGCCGAAGCTCCTGAGCCAGCTCAAGCCCGGCTCGCGCGTGGTCTCGCACGCCTTCGACATGGGCGACTGGAAACCCGACAAGGTGGAGCGCATCGACGGTCGCACGATCTATCTGTGGACGATTCCAGCCAAGGGGCGTTGAGGAAAGCAATGAGCCTGCGGGCGGGGCTGCTCGCGCTGGCGGCGGCATTGCTGCTGTCGCTGCCGCCGGTCTGGCTCTCCGGCCAGGATCGCCGGAGCGGCGACGAGCCGGCGCGCATTCTCGACCGTTACCTGAGGGCGCTCTACGCGCGTGATTTCCGCCAGGCCTACCGCTTCATCGCTTCCGCCGACCGCAAGCTCAAGACCGAGCAGGCCTATGTCCGTGAGCGCGGCCCGTTCAGCGGCTTCGCCGCCGAGCTGGCCCGCCGGCTGGCCGCGCGGATCCGGCTCAAACCTGTCCGCGTCGAGCAGCGAGGGGATCGGCTCCTGTTCACCGCCGCGATGCAGCTTCCGGACGCCGGCGCGCTCGCTCCGCTCGTACTGGACTGGGACGAGGAGCGCTTGAACGCGCTGCCGCCGCACGAGCGAGGCAGGATCCTCGCCGCCATCGAGCAGCTGGAACGAAGCGGCGGCCTCAAGACGATCGAGGGCGAACAGGAGTTCGCCCTTGTCCGTGAAAGCGGCGGATGGCGCGTGTTTCTCGACTGGGCCTCGGGCGTCCGAGTCAGCTTCGCCGCCTCCACGCCCGGCGGCGGCGCCCTTGAAGCCGAGCCGCTCACGCCCGACACGCTCGCGCGCCCCGGCGAACCCTTTACAGTTTCCTACCGGGTGCGGAACCGCAGCAACCGCGACCTCTACGCCCGCATCGTCCACCGCATCGAGCCCGAGTCCCTGGCAGCGAATCTGGACATCCTCGAGTGCGCCCTTCTCCTTCCGGTCAGGCTCTCACCGGGAGAGACTCAGGAATACGCCAGCACCTACGTGATTCACGGCGACGTTCCGCAGGAGGCTCGCCAGCTCGAGATCCGCTATGAGTTCAACCTGGAGCGTTAGCCGGCGTCTTGGCCTTGTGCTCGCGCTCGCCGCCGCCCAATCTCTCGCCTCGCCCGCCGGCGCTCACGTTCCGATCGTGCCGAAAAAAGACGGGCCGGCCCGCAGGATCGTCCACGTACCGGTGCCGGATCTCGAGCTGGTCGATCAGGACGGCAAGCCTTTCCGATTCGCGTCGCTTCGCGGCAAGATCGTTGTGGTCTCCTTTATTTTCGCCACCTGCCCCGACGTCTGCCCGTTGCTGACCGCCAAGCTCGCGGGGATTCAGCGGGCGCTCGGCTCCTCTGGCGGCGACGCCGTTCGCCTGTTGAGCATCACCACCGACCCCGAGCGCGACACCCCCGAGCTGCTCAAGGCCTACGGGGCCAATTACCGCGCCGACTTCGAGCGCTGGCGCTTTCTCACCGGAAACCGCGCCCAGCTGGCGGCGACGTGGAAAGCGTTCGGCGTCACGGTTACCCGGTCCGCGGGCGGCCAGATTCGCCACACGGCGATCACCAGCCTGATCGACGAGCGCGGCATTCGCCGCGTCGACTACTACACGGACCGGTGGCGAGAGAAGGACGTTCTCGGCGATATCTCGTGGCTCCGGTCGCACCGCAGCCGGTGATGTTTCTACGGCGCCATCTCTGGCTTCTGCTCTTGTCGGTATGGCTGCAGACCGGTACCGCCTACGGCCAGCCCGTGCTCGAGGTTCGCGTCAAGGACCATCGCGACGCCATCGGCGACTTCGTCCGGCTGATGCTGTCGATCGAGCAGCTGCGGGTCAGCCCGAGGAGCGGAATCAGGCTGTGGCGCCAGGAATGGCGGGATCTTTCCCCGGTTCGGGAATCGCTGGACCTGACCCAATACGTCGGCAGGAGGAGCGCGGCGATTTTTCGCGGCGAGGTCGCCGCCGGAGCTTACGACGGCGTTCACCTCAAGGTCAAAACGGTCACCGGAGTGCTGAAGAACGGGCGGCCGGTTCCGGTAAAAAGTCTTCTCGGGCCGGTCAAGCTCGCTTTCGAGGCGCGCGACAAGAGCGAAACGGTGGTGATCCTCGATCTCACGGTGCTGGATATGTCGGACCACCCGCCGCGAGGCTACGAGCTCGGCCTGAAGGGCTACGAAGTCTACACAAACGGTAAATTAGTGGATAGAATTCCTCCCGCGTGAGTCTTCCGCCGGTGAACCT contains:
- a CDS encoding SCO family protein gives rise to the protein MSSTWSVSRRLGLVLALAAAQSLASPAGAHVPIVPKKDGPARRIVHVPVPDLELVDQDGKPFRFASLRGKIVVVSFIFATCPDVCPLLTAKLAGIQRALGSSGGDAVRLLSITTDPERDTPELLKAYGANYRADFERWRFLTGNRAQLAATWKAFGVTVTRSAGGQIRHTAITSLIDERGIRRVDYYTDRWREKDVLGDISWLRSHRSR
- a CDS encoding transporter, with translation MKPKIVLLQSALVAFVSLVRPETGHGGRPLVVDDAAPVAPGGLEVELGLYHGRPDGGGRDRRWPTVAVAYGLVEGLEIGLGLQRVSQDMSGASPVDGFEDLRLAAKYRIAESRGRLPSIAAAVDVKLPTASRSRGLSSGKSDQTLLAIATQPFGAFAVHANIGYTIVGRVHGKTLMNRIHGGAAVEHALDSRWLIVGEIFGFSRPSSATPNEAEFQVGVRYALHPSLVLDAAAGRSLRPRGTMAQATFGLTWTFDLSGKRGP
- a CDS encoding SCO family protein; amino-acid sequence: MSGHLQAMIILWTGVLLFPAWRLGEPRAHAATAPAERREVRIPIEDFVLTDQHGRSFAFGRMHGKVVLVTFVYTSCPDVCPLITAAARAVQTELAPAERGAVQLLTITTDPEIDSPQTLRAYAGRYGADLTNWAFLTGDAGGLSRVWKNFGVRVRRRGRGLVDHTPLSCLVDASGVMRVAYVGASPDPRALLRDIRGLLTGSPERAR
- a CDS encoding DUF4382 domain-containing protein, which codes for MAPVAPQPVMFLRRHLWLLLLSVWLQTGTAYGQPVLEVRVKDHRDAIGDFVRLMLSIEQLRVSPRSGIRLWRQEWRDLSPVRESLDLTQYVGRRSAAIFRGEVAAGAYDGVHLKVKTVTGVLKNGRPVPVKSLLGPVKLAFEARDKSETVVILDLTVLDMSDHPPRGYELGLKGYEVYTNGKLVDRIPPA
- a CDS encoding cytochrome c; amino-acid sequence: MGREASLRLVAVAVFCLSCLGCGRNERIDALYAERCLNCHGPLGRGDGPLAASLPRPVPDFRETVERKSPFEIRRSIAEGRGTMPAFSPALRQSEITDMVKMVRFLSREGREVRWWERFDMLVAAHCSVPWEYVFGTEPPSEREQP
- a CDS encoding methyltransferase domain-containing protein, which translates into the protein MMKGFERRSIGGWLAAVALAFCVTATALGVAPSAAAAEDGLDKKIVPFVPTPQEVVDRMIELAGVGKGDVVYDLGSGDGRIVIAAAKKGARAVGFDIDPDLIKESRENIRKAGVQKLAEIRQQDILTVDVSGASVVTLYLLPDVNLKLKPKLLSQLKPGSRVVSHAFDMGDWKPDKVERIDGRTIYLWTIPAKGR
- a CDS encoding cytochrome c oxidase assembly protein, whose amino-acid sequence is MSLRAGLLALAAALLLSLPPVWLSGQDRRSGDEPARILDRYLRALYARDFRQAYRFIASADRKLKTEQAYVRERGPFSGFAAELARRLAARIRLKPVRVEQRGDRLLFTAAMQLPDAGALAPLVLDWDEERLNALPPHERGRILAAIEQLERSGGLKTIEGEQEFALVRESGGWRVFLDWASGVRVSFAASTPGGGALEAEPLTPDTLARPGEPFTVSYRVRNRSNRDLYARIVHRIEPESLAANLDILECALLLPVRLSPGETQEYASTYVIHGDVPQEARQLEIRYEFNLER